One part of the Olleya sp. YS genome encodes these proteins:
- a CDS encoding alpha-amylase family glycosyl hydrolase, producing MKNLKPIITLLIIVLFSCKSDKKTSQDLAQHQQKEEAQTPFVWEAANVYFLLTDRFNNGDKTNDVNYGRTKETAVLRGFEGGDLKGVTQKIEEGYFTNLGVNAIWMSPIVEQIHGGTDEGTGLTYGFHGYWTKDWTNIDANLGTKDDLKNLVDAAHKKGIRVLLDAVINHTGPVTEKDPVWPNDWVRTQPQCRYDNYDNTITCTLVKNLPDIKTESNNAVELPPQLVQKWKDEGRYEQEVAELDAFFKKTGYPRAPRFYIMKWLSDYITDFGIDGYRVDTVKHTEEFVWQEFREVCDNAFAEFKQQNPNKVLDNNGFYLTGEVYNYGISAGKAFDFGDKKVNYFDKAFNSLINFEMKWNAQQQSYEEQFNRYNTILNSDLKGYGVLNYLTSHDDGQPFDKNREKTFETATRLLLSPGTSQIYYGDETARDLTIEGTVGDATLRSFMNWNEMSQHQDLLIHWQKLGQFRLNHPAIGAGQHLMISESPYIFSRVYTNGDFKDQVIVAIDFPKELQILNVSSVFKEGQKVRDFYSGEHFEVKNGTVKITSNQNIILLEELK from the coding sequence ATGAAAAATTTAAAACCAATAATAACACTTTTAATAATTGTACTTTTTTCTTGCAAATCAGATAAAAAGACGAGTCAAGATTTGGCACAACATCAACAAAAAGAAGAAGCACAAACACCTTTTGTTTGGGAAGCCGCAAATGTATATTTCTTATTAACGGATCGTTTTAATAATGGCGACAAAACCAACGATGTTAATTACGGTAGGACTAAAGAAACAGCAGTGTTACGTGGTTTTGAAGGAGGCGATTTAAAAGGTGTTACCCAAAAAATAGAGGAAGGTTACTTTACCAATTTAGGTGTTAACGCTATTTGGATGTCACCAATTGTAGAGCAAATACATGGCGGAACAGATGAAGGAACTGGATTGACGTATGGTTTTCATGGATATTGGACCAAAGATTGGACTAACATTGATGCTAATTTGGGTACAAAAGATGATTTAAAAAATTTGGTAGATGCTGCGCATAAAAAAGGCATCAGGGTTCTGTTAGATGCTGTTATTAATCACACAGGTCCAGTCACAGAAAAGGATCCCGTTTGGCCAAACGATTGGGTTAGAACTCAGCCACAATGTCGTTATGATAATTATGATAACACAATAACCTGTACACTGGTTAAAAATCTTCCAGATATTAAAACCGAAAGCAACAATGCAGTAGAATTACCTCCTCAATTAGTTCAAAAATGGAAAGACGAAGGTCGTTATGAGCAAGAAGTTGCAGAATTAGACGCATTTTTCAAAAAAACAGGTTATCCACGTGCACCTCGTTTTTATATCATGAAGTGGTTAAGCGATTATATTACAGACTTTGGAATTGATGGTTATAGAGTCGATACAGTTAAGCACACTGAGGAATTTGTGTGGCAAGAATTTAGAGAGGTTTGTGATAACGCTTTCGCAGAATTTAAGCAGCAAAACCCAAATAAGGTCTTAGATAATAATGGGTTTTATTTAACAGGAGAAGTATATAATTACGGAATTTCAGCTGGAAAAGCGTTCGATTTTGGAGACAAAAAAGTCAATTATTTTGATAAAGCATTTAATAGCTTAATCAATTTTGAAATGAAATGGAACGCACAACAACAATCCTATGAAGAACAGTTTAATCGTTATAATACGATATTAAATAGTGACTTAAAAGGTTATGGCGTTTTAAACTATTTAACGTCGCATGACGATGGACAACCGTTTGATAAAAACAGAGAAAAAACATTTGAAACTGCAACCCGATTATTACTATCACCTGGTACGTCTCAAATCTATTATGGAGATGAAACTGCAAGAGACTTAACTATTGAAGGTACAGTTGGTGATGCCACCTTACGTAGTTTTATGAATTGGAATGAGATGTCACAACACCAAGATTTGCTTATCCATTGGCAAAAACTGGGTCAGTTTAGACTTAATCATCCAGCAATTGGAGCAGGACAACATCTAATGATTAGTGAATCACCTTACATATTTAGTAGAGTATATACAAATGGTGATTTTAAAGATCAAGTTATAGTTGCTATAGATTTTCCAAAAGAATTACAAATCTTAAATGTGTCTTCAGTTTTTAAAGAAGGACAAAAAGTAAGAGATTTTTATTCAGGAGAACATTTTGAAGTTAAAAATGGAACAGTCAAAATTACATCAAACCAAAACATCATTTTATTAGAAGAATTAAAATAA